The Iamia sp. SCSIO 61187 genomic sequence CGCCGTCGCGGATCGCTCTGGCAGACGGCGGCCGCTTCTTCGCCACCCAGTAGGTGTTCGGGGCGATCTTGCAGCCGTGCTCGGTGAGCACCCTGCAGATCGGCTCGACCCCGAACCGCTGGCGATGCGCGTCGATGAACTCGATCAGCGCTTTGACTGGCGGTCGAGCTCCGCCCCGAAGAAAGCCGACGCCGCCTTCAAGATCGGCGGGTTCAAGCGGTGGCCGCAACGACCTGTGCGTAAGCCTCTGATGGTGTCAGGTAGCCGAGGGTCTTGCGCGGACGGCCGTTGAGGCTCCGCTGGATCTCGACGAGTTCGGAAGCGGAGACCTTCGAGAGGTCGGTGCCCTTGGGCAAGTACTGACGAAGGAGACCGTTGGTGTTCTCGTTCGAGCCGCGCTGCCAGGGCGAGTGCGGATCGCAGAAGTAGATCGGGATGCCTGTCGCCGTCGTGAAGCTGGCGTGGGTCGACATCTCGGCTCCTTGATCCCAGGTGATCGACCGGACGAGCTCGTCGGGCAGCGTGGCGATGGCCTTGCGCATCGCCTTCTCGACGGTCACTGCCGACCGGTCGCCGTCGAGGTGCAGGAGGAGCACGAGGCGGGTGGTGCGCTCGACGAGGGTGCCGACAGCGCTGCGGCTGGCTTCGCCGAGGATGAGGTCGCCTTCCCAGTGACCCGGCACGGCGCGGTCGTCGGCTTCGGCGGGTCGCTCGGAGATGTTGACCATCCCGGGAATGCGCCCTCGCCCGTCGACGGTGCCGCGCTTCTTGCGACTGGCCCGGCCCGAGCGGAGGCATCGGGCCAGTTCACGCCGGAGTTCTCCTCGGCCCTGGACGAACAGCGACTGGTAGATCGTCTCGTGACTCACCCGCATCTCCGGGTCGTCCGGGAAGTCCAACGGTAAGCGTCGAGCGATCTCGTCGGGCGACCACAGCTCCTCGAGCCGCTTGGTCACCTCATCGAGCAGCCGGCCGGCTCCGAGCTTGCAGGGCTTCGGTCGTCGGGCGGCGTGGCGGGCGCGCTGGTGGGCGGCCCAGGCCGAGTAGCCCTGGCGGCCGCCGTTGGCGGCAACCTCGCGGGTCACCACCGACGGGACCCGACCGATCGCCCGGGCGATCGCGCTGAGCGAGTCGCCGGCGCGGATGCCGACGAAGATCTCCTCGCGATCAGCGATGCTCAAACAGCCCGGGCGCGGTTCCCACGTGTCGGGGACCCCGGTTGTGAACCGGCCGTCGCGGACCATGAGCCCGACCATCGGCGCGGTGCAGCCGATCTCCCTGGCGATGTCGACGAGCCGCCACCCACGGCCTCGGAGTCGGAACGCAAGCTGCTTCTGCTCGTGGGTGAGGATTCCGGCCATGGCGCTGCTCCTGTGATCGAGGTGCTCGGATCGTCACAGGACCGGTGCGCCCACCGGTGGATTCCGCCATCTCGTTCGCTCGGCGCAGCTCTTTCACCTCACGCTCGAGGTCTTTCATCCGGGCTCGCTCGTCGGTGGTCAGACCAGGCCGGCCACCGCGGTCGACGTCGGCCTGCTTGACCCAGTTCCGCAGCGTCTCGCGGTTCAGGTCGAGCTTGTCGGCGACCGAGCAGACCGCCTTCCATTGCGACGGATACTCGTGTTGGTGCTCGAACACCATCCGCACCGCGCGCTCGCGCAGCTCGGCAGGGTGCCTCTGGCCCCTCGGAAGTGCAGGCATAGCTCCATCCTCTCAAGAGAAGGAGCAGTCACCAGACCCGGGGCGGTTCAGCCCGCAGCGCGTCGTCGACGTGGACCGGGCTGTCGGACTCGGGCGACTCGATCCCGTGCAGCAGCAAGTTCATCGCACACAGCCGGGCCGTGTTGTCGACGATCTCCCACCCGGTGAACAGCCCCGAGCGCAGATGGCGCTTCTGGTCCGGGTCCAGGTTCGGGTGGTGGCGCACGATGTGATCGAACGCCGACAGGAAGAACCCACCGGTGCCGCACGCCGGGTCGCATATGCGCATGTCCGGGCCCGGCGCCATCACCTCGACCATCGCCGAGATCAACGCCCGAGGCGTGAAGTACTGGCCCGCCCCCGACTTGGTGTCCGCCGCGTTGCGCTCCAAGAGCCCCTCGTAGGCGTCGCCCTTCACGTCGGCGTCGAGGGTCATCCACGACTCGCCTCCGATCAGGTCCTTGATCAGTCGCTCCAGCTTGGCCGGATCCTGGATGCGGTTCTGCGCCTTGCGGAACACGACTCCGAGCAGGTCCTCGGTACCGCCGAGGTGGTTCAAGATGGCGATGTAGTGCGCCTCCAACGCCTCACCCTTGAGATCGAGCAACGACGGCCAGTCGTAGCCCTCCGGCACGATCCGCTCGAGACCGAGCTGTTGCTGCTCCTCGGCCATCTTCAGGAACAGCAGGTACGTGAGCTGCTCCAGGTAGTCGCCGTACGACAACCCGTCATCCCGCAGGATGTTGCAGTAGTTCCAAAGCTTGTCGACGATCACCTTGGTGTCGCTCACGATGCCTTCGCCCTCCGGGTTCGCTTCGTCGGGATGGTCGCTGCCCGCTCCGCCCGGATCCGTTCAAGCAGTGCGGAAGCCGGCTCATCGTCCGGATCCTGTGGCACGAGCTGACCGGAGAACGCAGCTCCGAGCACGGACCGCCGCAAGGTCGTAGACCGAACCCGAGAGCGATGTACCTCCGCTCTCACACGCTCACATTCCGACATCGCCGCGTCGAGCCGCTCAACCATCGCAGACTGCTCATTGAGCGACAGAAGCGGCAGCTCGATGAGCCGAAGCATCTCCTGGTTCACCTTGTAGATCCCGGCCGTAGTCCGGGCCTGCCCCTCGATCTGGCGACGAACAGGAGTCGAATCCCACACAAGGCTGAGGAACCGCACGTCGTAGTCCGACGGCTGGACGCGAACTCGAATGAGCGTGTCGGGATAGGCGACCGGATCCGGCGTTACAGCGACTAGCCCACCGCGACCAACCAGCGACAGCGAGCCGTTTCCTCTAGATACGAGGAAGTC encodes the following:
- a CDS encoding transposase, whose translation is MPALPRGQRHPAELRERAVRMVFEHQHEYPSQWKAVCSVADKLDLNRETLRNWVKQADVDRGGRPGLTTDERARMKDLEREVKELRRANEMAESTGGRTGPVTIRAPRSQEQRHGRNPHPRAEAACVPTPRPWVAARRHRQGDRLHRADGRAHGPRRPVHNRGPRHVGTAPGLFEHR
- a CDS encoding class I SAM-dependent DNA methyltransferase, which gives rise to MSDTKVIVDKLWNYCNILRDDGLSYGDYLEQLTYLLFLKMAEEQQQLGLERIVPEGYDWPSLLDLKGEALEAHYIAILNHLGGTEDLLGVVFRKAQNRIQDPAKLERLIKDLIGGESWMTLDADVKGDAYEGLLERNAADTKSGAGQYFTPRALISAMVEVMAPGPDMRICDPACGTGGFFLSAFDHIVRHHPNLDPDQKRHLRSGLFTGWEIVDNTARLCAMNLLLHGIESPESDSPVHVDDALRAEPPRVW
- a CDS encoding IS30 family transposase; protein product: MVGLMVRDGRFTTGVPDTWEPRPGCLSIADREEIFVGIRAGDSLSAIARAIGRVPSVVTREVAANGGRQGYSAWAAHQRARHAARRPKPCKLGAGRLLDEVTKRLEELWSPDEIARRLPLDFPDDPEMRVSHETIYQSLFVQGRGELRRELARCLRSGRASRKKRGTVDGRGRIPGMVNISERPAEADDRAVPGHWEGDLILGEASRSAVGTLVERTTRLVLLLHLDGDRSAVTVEKAMRKAIATLPDELVRSITWDQGAEMSTHASFTTATGIPIYFCDPHSPWQRGSNENTNGLLRQYLPKGTDLSKVSASELVEIQRSLNGRPRKTLGYLTPSEAYAQVVAATA